AACTTGATTCAGGCATTTTCCCGCACCAACCGCTTATGCGACAAAACCGATAAGCCTTTTGGTTTAATCCGCTATTACCGCAAGCCGCACACGATGCAACGCAATATTGAGCGGGCCGTAAAACTTTATTCGGGCGACCGTCCAATGGGGCTGTTTGTAGATAATTTAGATAAAGTTATCGACAAAATGAATGTCTGCTTTGCCGATATTGCCGATATTTTTAAATGGGCAGGATTAGAGGATTTTTCAAAAAACCCTAATGATACAACCTCATGCGCAAAGTTTGTCAAACTATTCAATCAACTCAATGAGCACTTACAAGCTGCCCGGCTCTTGGGCTTTTCTTGGGAAAAATCAAGCTATAACGTGGTGCAGGAAGACGACAGCGTGATCACTGCCACACTCAATTTCGATCAAGAGAGCTACGATAAACTGCTGGCCCGTTATAAAGATTTGTTTAAAGAAAGTCCAAGCAATGGTGGCGGTAGCGATGATGTGCCATTTGATTTGCGTTCGCACATCAACGAAATCGAAACCGATAAAATTGATCAAAATTATATGAATGCCCGTTTTGAAAAATGGCTTAAAACCATCGGCGGCATAGAAGAAGCGGCGGCACTTGAGGAGCTACACCACTCTTTTGCTACGCTTTCTAAAGAAGATCAAAAATTTGCTGAGTTGTTTTTACACGATGTGCAATCCGGCGATATCAAACTTGATTCAGATTTAGCATTAAGTGATTACATCACTACGTATAAACAAAAAGATGCCAATGATAAGGTGCTAAAGATAATTAAAAATTTAGGGCTAGATGGAGATTTGCTACGTGCACTGTTGGCAAGAAAATATACCGGCGAAAATTTGGACTTAGGCAGACTAAATGACCTAAAAGAAACAGTCGATAGGGAAAAAGCCAAAGTTTATTTTAACGAAGAACGTATATTTTATTTAAATATACGGATTGATGAATTTCTAAGGGAACTCATTACAAGATAGCTATTACTTATTGAAAGATATTAAATAATCATCAAGTTGGCATATCTCTACCTAAACATTAGTCCCCTTACTGACCCAACTACAAAGGCTGGGCCAAATCGTTTTCCGTGTTGTAGCTGATAAAATCTTGTTCATGAGGGAAATGGACAACCCTCGCGCGCTGTTGCTGCAGCCAGCCGCGGATGCTGCGCATTCCTGAATAAAGGTATGGCACGGTGCTTTGCAGGATTTGCGGCCGGATAAACATCACGCTGTAATGCGGTCTGGCAGGGGTCTCCACATAAAACGCATTGCACAATGGCGTGCGCCGCGCGATGGTTTCAAATTGGGAAACCAAGTTTTCCGGCAAACGCGGCATATCACAGGATACGATAAGCAACCAGTCGGCAGTAGCAATTTGCAAATCGTTGGCGGCTGTACATAAAGCGGCTAAAGGGCCGTAATGCTGCCATTGGCGCGCATCAGAGAAAACGTGCGCGGTGCGTTGGGCGTAAGATTCGAGGTTGCGGTTGGCACTGATGGCGATGTGGCTGACTTGGGGGCGGATTTTTTCGATAACATGATCTATCAAGGCTTTGTTGTGCCATTGCACCAACCCCTTATCGACACCTCCCATCCGGCTTCCCTGCCCGCCGGCCAATATCAGTGCGAAAATTTTCATTTTGGTAGTCCTTTGCGAAGCAGAGTATGGAGTGTGGCTCAAGATGTTGTGTTTATTGGATAAGTTTCAAGGTTTCAGGCCGTCTGAAACCTTATTTTTATGATTTAATTCACTTGAGATGAATTTTATCATAACATGATTTTACATTAAACCCCTGTTTTTTCTTATCATATCCATACAATTATTTTAGACAGGTTGTTTATAGACCAAAAGAATGATATTTTTATAAGATTATCGGATTAGTTTCCCTGCGTGCTTTATGCGTTTATTCTCCGGATCTTCAGACGGCCTGAGCCTGTCTTCGCGTTTAAAACTGCTGACTTTTTTATGGGTCAGTTCGGCTTTTTTGTCGATTGTCTTTACCCTGCTGCTTTCTTGGCGTTTGGAAAGCGCGGCCAAAACAATTGAAGATGCGGGCAGTTTGAAAATGCAGGTTTATCGTTTGGCCTATATGGCAAGCGTCCGTACACCCAATGCGCAAATTGACAACCAAATCAAAGAATTTGAGCGTACGCTGGCCAATGTAACACAAAGCGATGCCATTCATCCGCTGATTCCGTCTCAAACACCGCTGGCTTATGACTTGATTCAGTCAATGCTGTTGATTGATTGGGAATCCAATATCAAGCCGTCTTTGCAACATTACGAGCGTCCGACTCAAATTGGCCTGTACCGTTTTGCCGGCAACATCGAGCTGTTTTTGCAGGCGATGGAAAATGCCAACGAGCAAAATACCTTGTGGCTGCGCCGC
This genomic interval from Neisseria flavescens contains the following:
- the mobA gene encoding molybdenum cofactor guanylyltransferase MobA — its product is MKIFALILAGGQGSRMGGVDKGLVQWHNKALIDHVIEKIRPQVSHIAISANRNLESYAQRTAHVFSDARQWQHYGPLAALCTAANDLQIATADWLLIVSCDMPRLPENLVSQFETIARRTPLCNAFYVETPARPHYSVMFIRPQILQSTVPYLYSGMRSIRGWLQQQRARVVHFPHEQDFISYNTENDLAQPL